One Fuerstiella marisgermanici DNA window includes the following coding sequences:
- a CDS encoding sulfatase-like hydrolase/transferase, producing the protein MNLIKLFAVTLLFCGVTFLCAESTAADQPRKPDVVLIVADNLGHGDLSCYGCPDISTPNIDRIAAQGVRFTNFYSNGPECSPTRTALLTGRYQQRIPGLECALGTGNVGRYDDAIALAEQHNLGLPPKENILIPALNDQGYKTVGLGKWHLGYEKHLLPPHHGFDYFLAVLGGTMDYFYHNEPTGEHVLYENLKQVRRDGYLTDLITDGGVRFLKEQPADEPIFLYLPYNAPSAPFQHPDHKPDQPKVAKKWDAKDWQKGDRATLKLIIQRLDEGVGKIMQTLEETRRADNTLLIFCSDNGAYPIAASNAPFRGHASELFEGGIHVACMARWPGRLPVGQTDGRPMLTFDLTASIMSAAGCKLRKDRPLDGTDVLGQIAANKPAKPRTLFWRARRADRTWKAVRDGNLKYVWRKDDGGLDEYLFDLAIDPAESNNLLASRPDEAASIKAQLADWEADVRPSTK; encoded by the coding sequence ATGAACCTGATTAAGCTCTTTGCGGTGACGCTGCTGTTCTGCGGCGTCACCTTTCTGTGCGCCGAATCCACCGCCGCCGACCAGCCACGAAAGCCGGACGTCGTCTTGATCGTGGCCGACAACTTGGGGCACGGTGATCTTTCCTGTTATGGCTGCCCGGACATCAGCACGCCAAACATCGATCGCATCGCGGCTCAGGGAGTTCGCTTCACAAATTTCTATTCCAACGGTCCGGAATGTTCGCCGACTCGAACCGCCTTGCTGACCGGACGATATCAACAACGTATTCCGGGTCTGGAATGCGCGTTGGGAACGGGAAATGTCGGTCGCTATGACGACGCGATTGCTTTAGCCGAACAGCACAACCTTGGCTTGCCACCGAAGGAAAACATCCTGATCCCCGCGTTGAATGATCAGGGTTACAAAACCGTGGGGCTTGGGAAGTGGCATCTCGGCTACGAAAAGCATTTGCTGCCACCCCACCACGGCTTCGACTATTTCCTGGCGGTGCTCGGCGGCACGATGGATTACTTCTACCACAACGAACCCACCGGCGAGCACGTGCTGTATGAAAACCTAAAGCAGGTTCGGCGCGATGGCTACCTGACCGATCTGATTACAGATGGCGGCGTGCGGTTTCTGAAGGAACAACCGGCCGACGAGCCCATCTTTCTGTATCTGCCATACAACGCGCCCAGTGCTCCATTTCAGCATCCGGACCACAAACCGGACCAGCCCAAAGTGGCGAAGAAATGGGACGCGAAGGACTGGCAGAAGGGCGACCGAGCGACTTTGAAGTTGATCATCCAGCGGCTGGACGAAGGCGTTGGCAAGATTATGCAAACGCTGGAAGAAACACGGCGAGCCGATAATACGCTGCTGATTTTCTGCAGCGACAACGGCGCGTATCCGATCGCCGCCAGCAACGCTCCGTTTCGAGGTCACGCCTCCGAATTGTTCGAAGGCGGCATTCACGTAGCCTGCATGGCTCGCTGGCCAGGACGACTTCCCGTCGGCCAAACAGACGGCCGACCGATGCTGACCTTCGACCTTACCGCGTCAATTATGTCAGCAGCGGGCTGCAAACTGCGAAAAGATCGGCCACTGGACGGCACCGACGTGCTTGGCCAGATCGCTGCCAACAAACCCGCCAAACCTCGCACGCTGTTCTGGCGTGCGAGGCGAGCCGATCGAACGTGGAAGGCTGTGCGGGACGGCAATCTGAAATATGTGTGGCGCAAGGACGATGGAGGGCTCGATGAGTATCTGTTCGACCTGGCAATAGACCCGGCCGAATCCAATAACCTGCTGGCCAGCCGGCCTGATGAGGCAGCTTCCATCAAAGCACAACTGGCAGACTGGGAAGCAGACGTTCGGCCGTCGACAAAGTAA
- a CDS encoding N,N-dimethylformamidase beta subunit family domain-containing protein: protein MNSVCRFTLLTLLATQPAFAEQQQPASPFVLGYANRLSCVAGEEISFHLSSTADSVRMVIERQGGKNETVFEKDAIKCSVQPIPDRASSDGCNWPGAFAMTIPAEWKSGCYVATLTAKHDGKDIRSTLQFVVRSAKPGQDTKILLQLSTNTYNAYTNWGGHSLYSYHDRDGLQGHRVSFDRPLQSQYANWELPFVRWAENNGYVLDYAVNSDLEFHPEILKGYRLVLSVGHDEYWSAPMRDNLEKYIADGGNVAFFSGNTCCWQVRSEDNGRALTCWKQWYNVDPLFRQGDHKLLSTAWSHHLIGRPENQLTGVGFLWGGYHKSHGQFMDGAASFIVHRPDHWLLQGTELKSGDRFGGKDTIVGYECDGCQMTWKDGLPFPTHKDGTPKSFTIVGTCPARWAPGDSLWYDRFPKDRVGAAVLGTYTQGGTVVTAGSTDWAHGLRGNDPTVIRITKNVLDRLSK from the coding sequence ATGAATTCAGTCTGTCGTTTCACGCTTTTGACCCTGCTGGCCACCCAGCCTGCCTTCGCAGAGCAGCAGCAGCCAGCCTCGCCATTTGTGCTGGGCTATGCAAACAGGCTTAGCTGCGTTGCAGGCGAAGAGATCTCGTTCCACCTTTCGTCTACCGCGGACAGCGTGCGGATGGTCATTGAGCGGCAGGGCGGCAAGAACGAAACTGTGTTCGAGAAAGACGCGATCAAATGTTCCGTCCAGCCGATTCCCGATCGAGCGTCTTCTGACGGATGTAACTGGCCTGGGGCGTTTGCGATGACGATACCGGCGGAATGGAAAAGTGGCTGCTACGTCGCGACATTGACTGCGAAACATGACGGCAAAGACATTCGCAGTACCCTGCAGTTTGTCGTGAGGTCTGCAAAGCCGGGGCAGGACACGAAGATCCTTCTGCAGTTGTCGACCAACACTTACAACGCCTACACCAACTGGGGCGGTCACAGTCTGTATTCGTATCACGATCGCGATGGGCTTCAGGGGCACCGGGTTTCCTTCGATCGCCCGTTGCAGTCTCAGTACGCCAACTGGGAACTGCCATTCGTTCGCTGGGCCGAAAATAACGGCTACGTTTTGGACTACGCCGTTAACAGCGACCTGGAATTCCATCCCGAGATCCTGAAAGGCTACAGGCTGGTGTTGAGTGTTGGCCACGACGAATACTGGTCGGCACCGATGCGAGACAATCTGGAAAAGTACATTGCAGACGGTGGCAACGTCGCGTTTTTCAGCGGAAATACTTGCTGCTGGCAGGTTCGTAGTGAAGACAACGGGCGAGCTCTGACCTGTTGGAAGCAATGGTACAACGTCGACCCGTTGTTTCGGCAGGGAGATCACAAGCTGCTAAGCACCGCATGGAGTCATCACCTTATTGGACGCCCTGAAAATCAACTGACGGGCGTGGGCTTTCTTTGGGGCGGTTATCACAAGAGTCACGGGCAATTTATGGATGGAGCGGCTTCGTTCATTGTCCATCGCCCCGATCATTGGCTGTTACAAGGAACGGAATTAAAAAGCGGCGACCGATTCGGCGGTAAAGACACGATTGTCGGTTACGAATGCGACGGCTGCCAAATGACGTGGAAAGACGGGCTGCCGTTTCCAACTCACAAGGACGGCACGCCCAAGTCGTTCACAATCGTCGGCACTTGTCCGGCACGCTGGGCGCCTGGCGACAGCCTGTGGTACGACCGCTTTCCCAAGGACCGCGTTGGGGCGGCCGTGTTGGGAACGTACACTCAGGGCGGCACTGTCGTCACTGCTGGCTCAACAGACTGGGCTCACGGACTGCGGGGCAACGATCCGACAGTCATCAGAATCACGAAGAATGTGCTGGACCGGTTGAGCAAGTGA